The following proteins are encoded in a genomic region of Microthrixaceae bacterium:
- the pheA gene encoding prephenate dehydratase: MTTEASSTDPAPATADTTRLKVGFLGPWGTFTEQALRTQPDLASAELVPLATMADVLVAAESGAVDLGFVAIENSIEGGVNITSDTLAFDVDVLIQREVVIGVQQHLMGLPGAVISAIAEVVSIPHATAQARTFLRTNLPTVTTRAVNSTSEGARLVAELADPTVGAIGNELAADIYGLEVLARDIEDHPENQTRFVAVRPGVVPPPTGHDKTSVVVAQRADRPGSLLAILQEFAARSINLTKLESRPTKKALGEYCFLLDMEGHIADDVVADCLKALRIKHGSVKFLGSYPSAAPDGPTVRKGVDEASRDAETWLAGMRAQIVDAGL, from the coding sequence GTGACGACCGAGGCCTCCTCCACCGATCCGGCACCCGCTACGGCCGACACGACCCGGCTGAAGGTGGGCTTCCTCGGACCGTGGGGCACGTTCACCGAGCAGGCGCTGCGCACCCAACCCGACCTGGCTTCCGCCGAACTGGTTCCGTTGGCGACCATGGCCGACGTCTTGGTGGCCGCCGAGTCGGGTGCCGTCGACCTGGGTTTCGTAGCCATCGAGAACTCGATCGAAGGCGGGGTGAACATCACCTCTGACACATTGGCCTTCGACGTGGACGTTTTGATCCAGCGGGAGGTGGTCATCGGTGTCCAACAGCACCTGATGGGTCTGCCTGGCGCCGTGATATCGGCGATCGCCGAGGTCGTGTCGATCCCTCACGCCACCGCCCAGGCCCGAACCTTCCTGCGCACCAACCTTCCGACCGTTACCACCCGGGCGGTCAACTCCACATCTGAGGGTGCTCGGCTGGTCGCCGAGCTGGCCGACCCTACGGTGGGGGCGATCGGCAACGAACTGGCGGCGGACATCTACGGGCTGGAGGTGCTGGCCCGAGACATCGAGGATCACCCAGAGAACCAGACCCGGTTCGTGGCGGTGCGCCCCGGCGTGGTGCCCCCGCCCACCGGACACGACAAGACCTCGGTGGTGGTGGCCCAGAGGGCCGACCGGCCGGGGAGCCTGCTGGCCATCCTCCAGGAGTTCGCGGCTCGGTCGATCAACCTCACCAAGCTGGAGTCGCGGCCCACCAAGAAGGCGCTGGGCGAGTACTGCTTCCTGCTCGACATGGAGGGTCACATCGCCGACGACGTGGTGGCCGACTGCCTCAAGGCACTGCGGATCAAACACGGATCGGTCAAGTTCCTCGGCTCGTACCCGTCGGCCGCCCCTGACGGCCCGACGGTACGAAAAGGGGTAGACGAGGCGTCTCGTGACGCGGAAACGTGGCTGGCCGGAATGCGGGCCCAGATCGTCGACGCCGGTCTCTGA
- the larB gene encoding nickel pincer cofactor biosynthesis protein LarB — MPYSDMGYARVDHHRHVRQGMAEAVYGPGKTPDQAARIVAELLARSAAAPLVLTRADAAMVDAVLATNPGGHAIGAPECSTVVWRPAPPRPERILVITAGTADLPVADECDATLTAHGLIPTRITDVGVAGIHRLLDQLPALTDTDAVVVIAGMEGALASVVGGLTGAPVVAVPTSAGYGSAFEGVTAMLGMVASCAAGVTVVGIDNGFGAASAVARMFLNPNRQVPPSVDQSVTAAPDPVGP; from the coding sequence ATGCCCTACTCCGACATGGGTTACGCCCGGGTCGATCACCACCGACATGTTCGCCAGGGCATGGCCGAGGCGGTGTACGGCCCCGGCAAGACACCCGACCAGGCCGCACGCATCGTGGCCGAGTTGCTGGCCCGCTCCGCTGCGGCCCCCCTGGTGCTGACCCGAGCCGACGCGGCCATGGTCGACGCCGTTCTGGCCACCAACCCTGGCGGCCACGCCATCGGTGCGCCGGAATGTTCGACGGTGGTCTGGCGTCCGGCGCCACCGAGACCCGAACGGATCCTGGTGATCACCGCGGGCACCGCGGATCTGCCGGTGGCCGACGAGTGCGACGCCACCCTCACCGCCCACGGGTTGATCCCCACGCGCATCACCGATGTCGGTGTGGCCGGAATCCATCGTCTGTTGGATCAACTTCCCGCCCTCACCGACACCGATGCCGTGGTGGTGATCGCCGGCATGGAAGGAGCTCTCGCCTCGGTGGTCGGCGGGCTCACCGGCGCACCGGTGGTGGCGGTGCCCACCAGCGCCGGCTACGGATCCGCGTTCGAGGGGGTCACCGCCATGCTCGGCATGGTGGCGTCGTGCGCCGCGGGCGTAACCGTGGTGGGCATAGACAACGGGTTCGGGGCAGCCAGTGCCGTAGCCCGCATGTTCCTCAACCCGAACCGCCAAGTTCCCCCGTCTGTCGACCAGTCGGTGACGGCCGCCCCCGATCCGGTTGGCCCATGA
- the larC gene encoding nickel pincer cofactor biosynthesis protein LarC yields MTAAWFHCFSGIAGDMALGALIDAGAPVEEVNAILGRLPLPGWALEVEPVLRGGIGGTKVHVKVRESTVVRTAAHIQGLVAEAGLPPRVESRALAVFGSLATAEGHLHRRPPDQVHFHEVGGVDAIIDVVGTCAALEVLDVDDIFCSPVAVGLGMVRAAHGIIPNPAPAVVELLRGVPTRGVDLAVELTTPTGAALMAALARGFGPLPAMTVTTTGFGAGSRELPDRPNLTQVVLGEQARAASPSGQPQMLIEANVDDATGEVLAHTVAELLRAGAADAWITAVTGKKGRPAHVVSALCDIAVLGPVRATLVRETGTLGVRGVAMDRWPEPRSMGEVEVGDLPVRIKVGPGRVKAEFDDAARVAAETGRPLRSVLAEAEARWSVEHPAEPVDDHGLIDDHRPPEAAHDHGPSHHHDGHDHDHPHPHDHDHDHHAPPQGPDPDLPSA; encoded by the coding sequence ATGACCGCCGCCTGGTTCCACTGCTTCTCTGGCATCGCCGGCGACATGGCCTTGGGCGCCTTGATCGACGCGGGGGCACCGGTGGAGGAGGTCAACGCCATCTTGGGTCGCCTCCCCCTTCCGGGTTGGGCGCTGGAGGTGGAACCGGTGTTGAGGGGCGGCATCGGTGGCACCAAGGTCCACGTGAAGGTCCGGGAGTCGACCGTGGTGCGCACGGCGGCGCACATCCAAGGTCTCGTCGCCGAGGCCGGTCTCCCGCCCCGGGTCGAGTCTCGGGCCCTGGCCGTTTTCGGATCGTTGGCTACTGCCGAAGGCCACCTGCACCGGCGCCCGCCCGACCAGGTCCACTTCCACGAGGTGGGTGGGGTGGATGCCATCATCGACGTGGTCGGCACTTGCGCTGCTCTCGAGGTGCTCGACGTTGACGACATCTTCTGTTCACCGGTGGCGGTGGGGCTGGGCATGGTCAGAGCCGCTCACGGCATCATCCCCAACCCGGCTCCGGCGGTGGTCGAACTGCTGCGAGGGGTTCCCACCCGGGGTGTCGACCTGGCCGTCGAGCTCACCACCCCCACCGGAGCGGCATTGATGGCTGCCCTGGCCCGCGGTTTCGGACCGTTGCCGGCCATGACCGTCACCACCACCGGGTTCGGGGCCGGGTCGCGAGAGCTGCCGGACCGACCCAACCTGACCCAGGTCGTGCTGGGGGAGCAGGCCCGGGCTGCGTCCCCTTCGGGTCAACCGCAGATGCTGATCGAGGCGAACGTCGACGACGCCACCGGCGAGGTCTTGGCCCACACCGTGGCCGAGTTGCTACGGGCCGGAGCGGCCGACGCCTGGATCACCGCGGTCACCGGGAAGAAGGGGCGTCCTGCGCACGTGGTCAGCGCCCTGTGCGACATCGCCGTGCTGGGACCGGTCCGGGCCACGCTGGTCCGAGAGACCGGGACCCTCGGGGTGAGAGGAGTGGCGATGGACCGTTGGCCCGAGCCTCGCTCCATGGGTGAGGTCGAGGTCGGCGACCTCCCGGTTCGAATCAAGGTCGGGCCGGGACGGGTCAAGGCCGAGTTCGACGATGCCGCCCGGGTCGCGGCCGAGACCGGGCGTCCCCTTCGCTCGGTGCTGGCCGAGGCCGAGGCCCGCTGGTCGGTGGAACACCCGGCCGAGCCCGTCGACGACCACGGTCTCATCGACGACCACCGCCCGCCGGAGGCGGCACACGATCACGGCCCGTCTCACCACCACGACGGTCACGACCATGACCATCCCCATCCCCACGACCACGACCACGACCACCACGCCCCGCCCCAGGGTCCCGACCCCGACCTGCCATCGGCCTGA
- a CDS encoding nuclear transport factor 2 family protein — protein MEISEVIAREQIRHLLAAYTWAGDRGRLDELADLFTVHGVLDVGAHGDRWQGREVILAELGAVVERTAKAQGPDASPGPVRHHVSSVLIPEVEGGRARASSYFAVHTAIGLDHWGRYFDRLELELGRWRFSERIVVVDGSSPNSLMVQNPSR, from the coding sequence ATGGAAATATCCGAGGTGATCGCCCGAGAGCAGATCCGCCACCTGCTCGCCGCCTACACCTGGGCCGGGGACCGTGGCCGGCTCGACGAGCTGGCCGACCTGTTCACGGTCCACGGCGTCCTCGACGTCGGCGCTCACGGCGACCGGTGGCAGGGTCGAGAAGTCATCCTCGCCGAGCTGGGGGCCGTGGTGGAACGAACCGCCAAGGCCCAAGGGCCAGACGCCTCTCCAGGACCGGTTCGTCACCACGTCTCGAGTGTCCTCATCCCCGAGGTGGAAGGGGGTAGAGCCCGGGCCAGCTCGTACTTCGCCGTACACACCGCCATCGGGCTCGACCACTGGGGCCGCTACTTCGACCGCTTGGAACTGGAACTGGGACGCTGGCGGTTCAGCGAACGAATCGTGGTGGTGGACGGCTCGTCCCCGAACTCCCTGATGGTCCAGAACCCCAGCCGCTAG
- a CDS encoding MBL fold metallo-hydrolase → MPEPSRLYFRQLLAGLDVAETDPVAQQMVNFIYLIGDRETGEAVIVDPAYDPAGIIAVAEADGMKVVGALGTHFHADHVGGNLGGMAEIVGIAELLDQVQVPIHVQADEIPWITRTTRVTADHLVGHDSGDTVMVGEIPITLIHTPGHTPGSQCFLVDGRLVAGDTLFLDGCGRTDLPGSDPEQMYFSLTQRLAQVPDDAVLFPGHLYSEKPSATMAETRSRNVVFRPQSLEQWLMMFAR, encoded by the coding sequence ATGCCCGAACCGTCCCGCCTCTACTTCCGCCAGCTCCTGGCCGGCCTCGATGTGGCCGAGACCGACCCGGTGGCCCAGCAGATGGTCAACTTCATCTACCTGATCGGAGATCGCGAGACGGGCGAGGCGGTCATCGTCGACCCGGCCTATGACCCGGCCGGGATCATTGCTGTAGCCGAGGCCGACGGGATGAAGGTTGTCGGTGCCCTCGGTACCCACTTCCACGCCGATCACGTCGGCGGGAACCTGGGTGGGATGGCCGAGATCGTGGGCATCGCCGAGCTTCTCGACCAGGTCCAGGTGCCGATCCACGTCCAGGCTGACGAGATCCCCTGGATCACTCGCACCACGCGGGTCACCGCCGATCACCTCGTCGGCCACGACAGCGGTGACACCGTGATGGTGGGCGAGATCCCGATCACCTTGATCCACACTCCGGGCCACACGCCCGGGAGCCAGTGCTTCCTGGTCGATGGTCGGCTGGTGGCGGGCGACACGTTGTTCCTGGACGGATGTGGCCGCACCGACCTTCCGGGCAGCGATCCCGAGCAGATGTACTTCAGCCTCACCCAGCGCCTGGCCCAGGTCCCCGACGATGCCGTGCTGTTCCCCGGTCACCTCTACTCCGAGAAGCCTTCGGCCACCATGGCCGAGACCCGCAGCCGCAATGTGGTGTTCCGGCCTCAGAGCCTCGAACAGTGGCTCATGATGTTCGCTCGCTGA
- a CDS encoding TrkA family potassium uptake protein, protein MKVVIAGGGNVGTFIAEDLAKAGHEIVIVEVDADRVAEATSIPQSPGISWVTADACEVSEFARADVQAADVVAAVTGDDEDNLVISLLAKQEFAVPRVVARVNNPKNEWMFNEMWGVDVSVSTPHLLSALVEEAVSVGTLVRLLSFEGGKARLCEATLADNSPANDKEIVNLGLPRSATVVAVLRDSHVIVPRGDTVLRAGDEVLVLTTPEAEEDVIGALVG, encoded by the coding sequence ATGAAGGTCGTCATCGCCGGCGGGGGCAACGTCGGAACGTTCATTGCCGAAGACCTGGCCAAAGCGGGCCACGAGATCGTCATCGTGGAGGTCGACGCCGACCGGGTGGCAGAAGCCACCTCGATACCCCAGTCCCCCGGGATCAGCTGGGTGACCGCTGACGCGTGCGAGGTGTCCGAGTTCGCCCGAGCCGATGTCCAGGCCGCAGATGTGGTGGCCGCCGTCACGGGAGACGACGAGGACAACCTGGTCATCTCCCTGCTGGCCAAGCAGGAGTTCGCGGTGCCGCGGGTGGTGGCACGAGTCAACAACCCTAAGAACGAGTGGATGTTCAACGAGATGTGGGGCGTGGACGTGTCCGTGTCTACTCCGCACCTGTTGAGCGCCCTCGTCGAGGAGGCGGTCTCGGTTGGGACGCTGGTCCGGCTGTTGTCCTTCGAGGGCGGCAAGGCCCGACTGTGCGAAGCGACGTTGGCCGACAACTCGCCGGCCAACGACAAGGAGATCGTGAACCTGGGCCTGCCTCGCAGTGCCACGGTGGTGGCAGTTCTGCGGGACAGCCATGTGATCGTGCCCCGCGGTGACACGGTGCTACGGGCCGGTGACGAAGTGCTGGTGCTTACCACCCCTGAAGCCGAAGAGGACGTGATCGGCGCCTTGGTCGGCTGA
- a CDS encoding TrkA family potassium uptake protein produces MHVVVVGCGRVGAGLARNLEESGHTVAVVDRRPRAFERLSEDFGGRTVTGVGFDRDRLTEAGIEEAGALAAVTNGDNSNILVARVARETFGVDRVVARIYDPRRAKIFERLGIPTIATVEWATERVLQRIMPDRPNAEWIDPSANVLLIERPVPPKWAGHKLGEIDLAGHARVAALTRLGEGSVAGPDTIVQDGDVLHAMVSGDSIERFDAHLGNGPVKGGH; encoded by the coding sequence GTGCACGTAGTCGTTGTGGGTTGCGGGCGGGTCGGGGCCGGTTTGGCCCGGAACCTGGAGGAGAGCGGTCATACCGTCGCAGTCGTAGACCGGCGGCCCCGTGCTTTCGAGCGGTTGTCGGAGGACTTCGGTGGTCGCACCGTCACCGGTGTCGGCTTCGACCGTGACCGACTCACCGAGGCGGGCATCGAGGAGGCTGGCGCCCTGGCGGCGGTCACCAACGGAGACAACTCCAACATTTTGGTGGCCCGCGTGGCCCGGGAGACGTTCGGCGTCGACCGGGTGGTGGCCCGGATCTATGACCCTCGACGAGCCAAGATCTTCGAACGACTCGGCATCCCTACCATCGCCACGGTTGAGTGGGCCACCGAGCGGGTGCTGCAAAGGATCATGCCCGACCGCCCCAACGCGGAGTGGATCGACCCCAGCGCCAACGTCCTCCTCATCGAACGACCGGTGCCACCGAAGTGGGCCGGTCACAAGCTCGGCGAGATCGACCTGGCCGGTCACGCCCGGGTGGCGGCGTTGACCAGGCTCGGCGAAGGCAGTGTCGCCGGTCCCGACACCATCGTTCAGGACGGCGACGTCCTTCACGCCATGGTCAGCGGAGATTCCATCGAGCGTTTCGACGCACACTTGGGCAACGGCCCAGTCAAGGGAGGGCACTGA
- a CDS encoding APC family permease: MASAFKRLLVGKPLASSEEQHQRLGKPTALAVFASDAVSSTAYAGEEMLLVLLMAVTFPNSHHYLVPIAIAAVVLLVLVGSSYVQTIHAYPDGGGAYVVSRENISPLASLVAGASLLVDYTLTVAVSISSGVMAIGSAFDFNDDITLRVGLALFFVTMMAVGNLRGLKESGKVFAIPTYFYVASLAVFLGTGFFKLFTGDLTEVEGTKELAHHFAENHELMTSATLFVILRAFSSGAVVLSGVEAISNGVPAFRKPESRNASQTLAMMAGILAVGFLGLSVLAQHLKPVVDEGGETIMSQMGGAVFGTGSILYYCLQFGTFAILIMAANTAYADFPRLSSLIARDGYLPRQLANRGDRLVFSNGVLVLSGMAALLIVVFQAQVSALIPLYAVGVFTGFTLSQFGMIRHHLALKEPKWRRGLAINALGCVATTVVLAVVIYSKFTIGAWIPVVVIPLIVWGLRTIKAHYVDMDARMAAAPLEKVSRRTNTVVVLVGRVTKGSLTALAYARSLNPDKLVAVTVVSNPEEQERINSQWEEHDIPVDLVSLYSPYRELSRPIIRYIDDLDSQTVDDFVTVVVPEFTLEKRWHQLLHNQSALILRTRLRGRPNTIVTSVPFHVDPV, translated from the coding sequence ATGGCATCAGCGTTCAAACGGCTTCTGGTGGGGAAGCCCCTCGCCAGCAGCGAGGAACAACACCAACGGTTGGGCAAACCCACGGCCCTGGCCGTATTCGCGTCGGATGCCGTCTCCTCCACCGCGTACGCCGGCGAGGAGATGCTCCTCGTCTTGTTGATGGCGGTCACGTTCCCCAACTCCCACCACTATCTGGTGCCCATCGCCATTGCTGCGGTGGTGCTGCTGGTCCTGGTCGGCTCGAGCTACGTGCAAACGATCCACGCCTACCCCGACGGTGGCGGCGCCTACGTGGTCAGCCGGGAGAACATCAGTCCCCTGGCCTCACTGGTGGCCGGGGCGTCACTCCTGGTCGACTACACGCTCACGGTGGCGGTTTCGATCTCGTCGGGCGTGATGGCCATCGGCTCGGCCTTCGACTTCAACGACGACATCACTTTGCGGGTCGGCCTGGCCTTGTTCTTCGTGACGATGATGGCAGTCGGCAACCTGCGGGGCCTGAAGGAGTCAGGGAAGGTGTTCGCCATCCCCACGTACTTCTACGTGGCGTCGCTGGCGGTGTTCTTGGGTACCGGCTTCTTCAAGCTGTTCACCGGTGACCTGACCGAGGTCGAAGGCACCAAGGAGTTGGCGCACCACTTCGCCGAGAACCACGAACTGATGACCAGCGCAACACTGTTCGTGATCCTGCGGGCGTTCAGCTCCGGCGCCGTCGTCCTGTCCGGTGTGGAAGCCATCTCCAACGGTGTCCCGGCGTTTCGCAAGCCCGAGTCCCGCAACGCCTCACAGACCCTCGCGATGATGGCTGGCATCCTCGCCGTCGGCTTCTTGGGCCTGTCGGTACTGGCCCAACACCTCAAGCCGGTGGTGGACGAAGGCGGCGAGACGATCATGTCCCAGATGGGCGGTGCCGTGTTCGGTACCGGAAGCATCCTCTACTACTGCCTCCAGTTCGGGACGTTCGCGATCTTGATCATGGCGGCCAACACCGCCTACGCCGACTTCCCACGGCTCAGTTCCCTGATCGCTCGTGACGGATATCTGCCCCGTCAGCTCGCCAACCGAGGCGACCGACTGGTCTTCTCCAACGGCGTACTGGTCCTTTCAGGCATGGCCGCGCTCCTGATCGTGGTGTTCCAAGCCCAGGTGTCAGCCCTCATCCCGCTCTACGCCGTGGGTGTGTTCACCGGATTCACCCTCAGCCAGTTCGGGATGATCCGCCACCACCTCGCCCTCAAGGAACCAAAGTGGCGTCGCGGCCTCGCCATCAACGCCCTCGGCTGTGTGGCCACCACCGTGGTGTTGGCCGTGGTCATCTACTCCAAGTTCACCATCGGGGCCTGGATCCCGGTGGTGGTGATCCCGCTCATCGTGTGGGGGCTTCGCACCATCAAGGCCCACTACGTCGACATGGATGCCCGCATGGCCGCGGCTCCGCTCGAGAAGGTGAGCCGCCGCACCAACACCGTCGTCGTGTTGGTCGGACGGGTCACGAAGGGATCACTCACCGCGCTCGCCTACGCCCGGTCGCTCAACCCCGACAAGTTGGTGGCGGTGACGGTGGTGTCGAACCCCGAGGAGCAGGAACGGATCAACTCCCAGTGGGAGGAACACGACATCCCTGTCGACTTGGTGTCGCTCTACTCGCCGTACCGGGAACTGTCCCGGCCCATCATCCGCTACATCGACGACCTCGACTCTCAGACCGTCGACGACTTCGTGACCGTGGTCGTGCCCGAGTTCACGCTCGAGAAGCGGTGGCATCAACTCCTGCACAACCAGAGCGCCTTGATCTTGCGAACCCGCCTTAGAGGCCGGCCCAACACCATCGTGACCAGCGTTCCGTTCCACGTCGATCCGGTCTAG
- a CDS encoding CbiX/SirB N-terminal domain-containing protein: MNPEPPDVGATTVPALLTSTVVVLVAHGSRAATANQAHLDLASSLDQRITPTVIGAFMELARPSIGDAIAAAAAQGATVVAVLPHFLHPGRHQELDIPQLVADAAEQFPGVQVRLLEAFGADPAVVDLLAGQVDRALTGP; encoded by the coding sequence GTGAACCCTGAGCCACCCGATGTCGGGGCAACCACCGTTCCGGCGTTGCTGACCTCGACGGTGGTGGTGTTGGTCGCCCACGGCAGCCGGGCGGCCACCGCCAACCAGGCTCACCTCGACCTGGCCAGCTCACTCGACCAGCGCATCACCCCGACCGTGATCGGCGCCTTCATGGAGCTCGCCCGCCCCTCGATCGGAGACGCCATCGCCGCGGCCGCGGCCCAGGGAGCCACGGTGGTGGCGGTATTGCCCCACTTCCTTCACCCCGGTCGCCATCAGGAGCTCGACATCCCCCAATTGGTGGCCGACGCCGCCGAGCAGTTCCCGGGTGTGCAGGTCCGCCTTCTCGAAGCGTTCGGTGCCGATCCGGCCGTAGTGGACCTTTTGGCCGGTCAGGTCGACCGGGCCCTGACCGGTCCCTGA
- the gluQRS gene encoding tRNA glutamyl-Q(34) synthetase GluQRS, with amino-acid sequence MTTGRFAPSPTGRLHVGNLRTALLAWLFARSEGGSFLVRMEDLDRVQSSRDHEAAQLADLASLGLDWDGPVVRQSERFERYEAAIAKLETAGLTYPCYCTRREIRDAASAPHDGAAPDGAYPGTCRTLTSAQIALHQASGRPPALRLRTDVGRVTVEDELLGKISAVVDDVVLRRNDGVPAYNLAVVVDDAAQGVDQVVRGDDLASSTPRQAHLADLLGVARPRWAHVPLVLGPTGQRLAKRDGAVTLPELADLGVSSADVLQIMAVSLGLALPGEWVGVEDLVERFHPALVPATAWVLDPRHTS; translated from the coding sequence GTGACCACCGGCCGGTTCGCTCCCAGCCCGACCGGCCGGCTGCACGTGGGAAACCTGCGGACCGCCCTGCTGGCCTGGCTCTTCGCCCGTAGCGAGGGCGGGTCGTTCCTGGTTCGGATGGAAGATCTGGACCGGGTCCAGTCCAGCCGCGACCACGAGGCCGCTCAGCTCGCCGACCTCGCCTCGCTTGGCCTGGACTGGGACGGCCCGGTCGTGCGCCAGAGCGAACGCTTCGAGCGGTACGAGGCCGCCATCGCCAAGCTGGAAACGGCCGGACTCACATATCCCTGTTACTGCACCCGCCGAGAGATCCGAGACGCCGCGTCGGCGCCCCACGATGGGGCAGCCCCCGACGGCGCCTACCCCGGAACCTGTCGGACCTTGACCTCGGCACAGATCGCCCTCCACCAGGCTTCCGGCCGCCCGCCCGCGCTCCGACTTCGAACCGATGTGGGGCGAGTCACGGTGGAGGACGAGCTGCTGGGAAAGATCTCCGCTGTTGTAGACGACGTGGTTCTGCGCCGAAACGACGGCGTGCCCGCCTACAACCTGGCCGTGGTGGTGGACGACGCCGCCCAGGGAGTCGACCAGGTGGTGCGAGGTGACGACCTGGCTTCGTCCACCCCGCGCCAGGCCCACCTGGCCGACCTGCTCGGTGTCGCCCGACCTCGATGGGCCCACGTTCCCCTGGTTCTCGGTCCCACCGGTCAGAGGCTGGCAAAGCGCGATGGTGCCGTCACCCTTCCCGAGCTGGCCGACCTGGGAGTGTCGTCGGCCGATGTGCTTCAGATCATGGCCGTGAGCCTGGGACTTGCCCTGCCCGGAGAGTGGGTCGGCGTCGAGGACCTGGTCGAGCGGTTCCATCCCGCCCTCGTCCCGGCCACGGCCTGGGTGCTCGACCCGCGTCACACCTCCTAG
- a CDS encoding CoA transferase encodes MKLGDIANQAAAGNGKPLDGIRVLALEQMQSLPYATQLLARLGAEVVKVEHPKGGDSGRASLPAMTDPEGRRVGATFLRNNLDKRSICVDLKHPDGRQVILDLAQKFDVVAENFKAGTLDRLGLGYEDISAVAPRAVYLSVSGFGSTGSPYDRWPAYAPIAEAMSGIYEFKRQGDEPPLVAPMGGLGDIGSGLFAVIGVLAALRHRDTTGRGQKVDIAMLDALVAITDIVPNFWSMGLRNGDLGPLIMHGFRAADGWFIIQVGRENHFAKLVEAIGHPEWVDDPRFAERQGWIDNLDTVLRPAIEGWASTRTKVQACDDLAALGVAAGPCFSDEEVVRDEHVAARNMLVEVPRTDDETQPVLVPGNPVKLSEVAEGPETRVPWLGEHTDAVLADELGLDQSRIIELRESGAIA; translated from the coding sequence ATGAAGCTTGGAGACATTGCCAACCAGGCCGCGGCCGGCAACGGCAAGCCGTTGGACGGGATCCGGGTGTTGGCCCTCGAGCAGATGCAGTCGCTGCCCTACGCCACCCAACTGTTGGCCCGCCTCGGGGCCGAGGTGGTCAAGGTCGAACACCCCAAGGGCGGCGACTCCGGGCGGGCCTCTCTGCCAGCCATGACCGACCCTGAGGGGCGCCGGGTCGGGGCCACGTTCCTGCGCAACAACCTGGACAAGCGCTCGATCTGTGTCGACCTCAAGCACCCCGACGGCCGCCAGGTGATCCTGGACCTGGCCCAGAAGTTCGATGTGGTGGCCGAGAACTTCAAGGCCGGCACCCTCGACCGCCTCGGCCTCGGGTACGAGGACATCTCTGCGGTTGCTCCCCGGGCCGTCTACCTGTCGGTGTCGGGATTCGGTTCCACCGGCTCGCCCTATGACCGCTGGCCCGCCTACGCCCCGATCGCCGAGGCGATGTCTGGCATCTACGAGTTCAAGCGTCAAGGCGACGAGCCCCCGTTGGTAGCGCCCATGGGTGGACTGGGCGACATCGGATCAGGACTGTTCGCGGTGATCGGCGTGTTGGCCGCCCTCCGCCACCGTGACACCACCGGTCGGGGGCAGAAGGTCGACATCGCCATGCTCGACGCGCTGGTTGCCATCACCGACATCGTCCCCAACTTCTGGTCGATGGGCCTGCGCAACGGAGACCTGGGACCGCTGATCATGCACGGATTCCGGGCCGCCGACGGCTGGTTCATCATCCAGGTCGGTCGTGAGAACCACTTCGCCAAGCTGGTCGAGGCCATCGGACATCCCGAATGGGTCGACGATCCTCGCTTCGCCGAGCGTCAGGGCTGGATCGACAACCTCGACACCGTCTTGCGCCCCGCCATCGAGGGATGGGCGTCGACGCGCACAAAGGTGCAGGCCTGCGATGACCTGGCCGCGCTGGGTGTAGCGGCCGGGCCGTGCTTCTCCGACGAAGAGGTCGTCCGAGACGAGCATGTAGCGGCCCGCAACATGTTGGTGGAGGTACCCCGCACCGACGATGAGACCCAGCCCGTCTTGGTCCCAGGTAACCCGGTCAAGCTGTCCGAGGTGGCCGAAGGCCCCGAGACCAGGGTGCCATGGCTGGGGGAGCACACCGACGCTGTCCTGGCCGATGAACTGGGGCTGGACCAGTCCCGCATCATCGAACTGCGGGAGTCGGGCGCCATCGCCTGA